One window from the genome of Anopheles coluzzii chromosome X, AcolN3, whole genome shotgun sequence encodes:
- the LOC120950353 gene encoding uncharacterized protein LOC120950353 — MAIRVELLLAMVLLPLLLLESVVPHAAAEKVWVDRDKVYCGHLDCTRVATFKGERFCTLCDTRHFCECKETREPLPYMYACPGTEPCQSSDRLGSCSKSMHDVLCDRIDQAFLEQ, encoded by the coding sequence ATGGCCATTCGTGTGGAGTTGCTGCTGGCGATGGTTCTgttaccgctgctgctgctcgaatCCGTCGTCCCGCACGCGGCGGCCGAAAAGGTGTGGGTCGACCGGGACAAGGTGTACTGTGGCCATCTCGACTGCACCAGGGTGGCGACGTTCAAAGGCGAACGGTTCTGCACCCTGTGCGATACGCGCCACTTCTGCGAGTGCAAGGAAACGCGCGAGCCGCTGCCGTACATGTACGCCTGCCCGGGCACGGAACCGTGCCAGTCGAGCGATCGGCTCGGTTCGTGCAGCAAATCGATGCACGATGTGCTGTGCGACCGGATCGATCAGGCCTTCCTGGAGCAGTAA